The following nucleotide sequence is from Fusobacterium varium.
AAGGGGATATGGGAGTTTTACCTAGCCACTCACCATTTGTAGCTGAGCTTGCTATTGGAGAGATGATGATAAGATTAAATGGAACTGAAAAAAGTTATTTTGTTTCAGGAGGATTTTTAGAGATCTCTAATAATAATGTAACTATTTTAGCTGATGAAGCTATGGCATCTGAATTAATTGATTTGGAAAGAGCTAGAAAAGAAGCTGAAGAGGCTAAAGCAAAATTAGAGAAGTTAAAAGAGGATAAAGATATCCTTATGACTGAAAAAAATCTAAATGCAGCATTAACTAAGGTTCGTTTAGCAGAAAAATTATTATAATTGATACGAGAGACTTGAAATTTCAAGTCTCTTTTTCTATTCTTTACACTTTTTTTACTTTAAATAAATATAGATTTTAACTTAAGTTTATATTATAAAGTTAAGAGGTGAAAGATTATGAAAAAAATTATTTTTTTAAGTTTAATAGCAAGTTCAATACTTTATGCAGATGTAGTAGGAATAAAACAATATATTGTTGATGCAGGAAATTATAAGATAAACTATGAGGGAAAAGAGAAAGAATTTCTTACAGGAATAAATCCAGGATATGGTTCAGCTTTAACTTTTAAAGGGGAGGATAAAGATGGAAATCTTGAGTTTTATGCTGTAACAGATAGAGGACCTAATGCAGATACTCCTAAATATATTGAAGATGGAAAAGAGTTTCCAGGTAAATTTTTCCCAGTTCCTAATTTTACTCCAAGTATAGGAGTTATAAAAGTAAAAAAAGATGGAGCTAAAATAGTAGAGAGTATTCCTTTAAAAAATTATAGAAATGAGAAGATATCTGGAAGAGTTATTCCAGAAGATATTGTAGGTTCAACAGGAGAAAAGGCTCTGAATTTTGATATGAGCAAATTGAGCAATGATTTTGATGGACTTGATACAGAGGGAATAGCAGTTGACAAAGATGGTAACTTTTGGTTATGTGATGAGTATGGACCTTTTATAGCAAAGGCAACTAAAGATGGAAGAATAGTTGAAAAATATGGTCCTAAAGAGGGATTACCAGAAATATTAAAATATAGAGTTCCAAATAGAGGATTTGAAGGGTTAACAATAGATGAAAATGGAGATGTATATGCAACAGTACAAAGTCCATTAGATATAGATGGAGAAACAAAGAAAAATGCAGAGTACACAAGAATAGTTAGATTTAATCCTGAAACAAAGGCAACAACAATGTATGCTTATCCAGTAGATAAAAATTATAAAAATTTTGGAAATGCAAAAATAGGGGATATTTGCTCAATAGGAAATGGAAAGTTTTTAATAATAGAGCAAGGAAAACAAAATGGAAAGATGCAAAATTTAATCTATATGATAGATATAAATGGTGCTGATGAGATAGAAAATAATGGAGATCTTGAATATGGTAGATTAAAAGATTTAAAACCAGTGAAAAAAGAGCTTTTAATAGATTTAAGAAAATATGGTTGGAATATAGAAAAGGCAGAAGGGCTTACACTTCTTCCAGATGGAAAAACAATAGCAGTTGTAAATGATAATGATTTTGGAATTCAAACTAAACTTGAAGATTCAGAAAATAAAAATTCAGATTTAGAAGATTACAGCTATGATAGAGATAAAAAAGAGTTTTTCTATAAAGGAAAAGAGGCTAAAAAAGTTAAAATTGGAATGGAGCAAAATAGCAAAGCAGAGAGAGAAAGTCAAATATGGTTCTTTAAATTAGATAGTAAATTAAACTAGAAAATAAATTTAAAAAATTAGCACTCATCTATTGACATTGCTAACAAAAGGTGTATAATAGAATTATGAAGATGAAGGAAATATAAGATACATCAATACTCGAGAGAGCATAAAGATGCACATAATAAGGAGTGATGTTATATGTTACCAAGTATTTTTAAAAAAGGATTTATGGATGATTTCTTTAATGATGATTTCTTAATGGATTTTGGAGGAAAAAATAGAAATATTATGATGAAATCAGATATTAAAGAATTGGAAAATAGTTATCTTCTAGAAGTTGAACTTCCAGGATTTGCTAAAGATGAGATAAAAGCTGAAGTAAATAATGGATATCTAATTATTGAAGCTACTCACAATGAAAATAAAGATGAAAAAGATAAAGAAGGAAAATATATTAGAAAAGAAAGATATTCTGGACATTGTACAAGAAGTTTCTATGTAGGAGAAAATCTAAAAGAGGAAGATATTAAAGGAAAATTTGAAAATGGTATCTTAAAATTAGAAGTTCCTAAAAAAGCTGCTGAAGAAAAAGTAGAAGAGAAAAAATATATCCAAATAGAAGGATAATAAATAAAGTTTAAAAATGAGAGGTTGCAAGATTTTTTCTTGCAACCTCTTTTTGTTTAAGAAAAATTTTTATAAAAAGATTTGAAATATATGAGTAAATATGTCATAATACTCTATATGTAGTTGAGAAAATAAAAATTAATACGATATATTGTGTAACGGAGGAAGAAAATGATAAAAGTATATGGAAAAGAAGGATGTAGTAAATGTGAGAGCCTAAAGGGAATTTTAAATAATAAAGGTGTAGAGTATGAGTATATTCAAGATCTAAAAACATTGATGATGGTAGCAAGCAAAGCTAGAATAATGAGTGCTCCAGTAGTGGAAAAAGATGGGAATTTCTATACTATGGAAAAGTTTTTAGAGGTTTTATAAGATGGAGAGATCTGAGATAATAAAAATTTGTGAGGGATTGGAAATAGATTTACAAAGTTTTGAAAATTATCTTGATTCTATCTATTCACAAGGTATTTCTAGTGAAAAAATTCAAGATATTTTAATAAACTATGCTGTATCTATGACAAGTTTTGAAGAGAGTGATTGGACATATTTAGCAGGAAAATTATTGATGAGAAAAACACAAGAGGGAGTTTTTAAAAATCGTGGTTTTTCTTATGGAAACTTTTATGAAACTATAAAAAAAATGGTGGAGTTAGGAGTTTATGACAGTAGATTAAAAGAGTATGGAGAAGAGGAGATAAGGGAGTTAGAAAAAGAGATAGATATTTCAAGAGATATGATCTATGATTATGCAGGAGCAAATATGTTTGTAAATAGATATTTGCTAAAGTATAGTGGAAAGATTTTTGAACTTCCTCAAGAGGTATTTATGTGTATAGCTATGCTTTTAGCTATAAATGAAGAGAATAGAGTTTTAGTAGCTAAAAACTTTTATAATGCTCTTTCTCTGAAAAAGATCTCTTTAGCAACTCCAATATTAGCTAATTTGAGAGTACCTAATGGAAACTTATCATCATGCTTTATAACTGCTATGGATGATAATATAGAATCTATCTTCTATAATATAGACACTATTGCTAAGATAAGTAAAAATGGTGGTGGAGCAGGGCTAAATATATCAAGAATAAGAGCTAAAAATTCAATGGTAAATGGGTATCATAATGCAAGTGGTGGAGTGATACCATGGATAAAAATAATTAATGATACAGCAGTAGCAGTAAATCAGCAGGGAAGAAGAGCAGGAGCTGTTACAGTTGCTCTTGATTCTTGGCATTTGGATATAGAGAGCTTTTTAGAACTTCAAACAGAAAATGGAGATCAGAGAGGAAAAGCTTATGACATTTATCCACAAGTAGTTGTGTCAGATCTTTTTATGGAAAGAGTAGAGAAAAATCTTGAATGGACTCTATTAGATCCATATGAGATAAGAATGAAATATGGTGTAGAACTGTGTGAGCTTTATGGAGAAGAGTTTGAGAAAAAATATTTAGAGATTGAAAAAGATAGAGATATAACTTTAAAAAAAGTTGTAAAAGCAAGAGAGCTTTTTAAAGAGATAATGAAAACTCAAATAGAAACTGGAATGCCATATATTTTCTTTAAAGATAGAGCAAATCTGATGAATCATAATAGCCATGTTGGAATGATAGGGAATGGAAATCTTTGTATGGAGAGTTTTTCAAATTTCTCACCTAGTAGAGATTTTAAAGAAAGCATAGATGAAAATAGTGGAGTTAGAAAGGTAAATTTAGGAGAGGTTCATACTTGTAACCTAGTATCTTTAAATTTAGCAGAGATTGAAAGAGAAGAACTGGAAAAAAATGTCAATATAG
It contains:
- the atpC gene encoding ATP synthase F1 subunit epsilon translates to MATFNVKVVTYQEKVLEQEADFLLVRTTEGDMGVLPSHSPFVAELAIGEMMIRLNGTEKSYFVSGGFLEISNNNVTILADEAMASELIDLERARKEAEEAKAKLEKLKEDKDILMTEKNLNAALTKVRLAEKLL
- a CDS encoding esterase-like activity of phytase family protein; this translates as MKKIIFLSLIASSILYADVVGIKQYIVDAGNYKINYEGKEKEFLTGINPGYGSALTFKGEDKDGNLEFYAVTDRGPNADTPKYIEDGKEFPGKFFPVPNFTPSIGVIKVKKDGAKIVESIPLKNYRNEKISGRVIPEDIVGSTGEKALNFDMSKLSNDFDGLDTEGIAVDKDGNFWLCDEYGPFIAKATKDGRIVEKYGPKEGLPEILKYRVPNRGFEGLTIDENGDVYATVQSPLDIDGETKKNAEYTRIVRFNPETKATTMYAYPVDKNYKNFGNAKIGDICSIGNGKFLIIEQGKQNGKMQNLIYMIDINGADEIENNGDLEYGRLKDLKPVKKELLIDLRKYGWNIEKAEGLTLLPDGKTIAVVNDNDFGIQTKLEDSENKNSDLEDYSYDRDKKEFFYKGKEAKKVKIGMEQNSKAERESQIWFFKLDSKLN
- a CDS encoding Hsp20/alpha crystallin family protein, with translation MLPSIFKKGFMDDFFNDDFLMDFGGKNRNIMMKSDIKELENSYLLEVELPGFAKDEIKAEVNNGYLIIEATHNENKDEKDKEGKYIRKERYSGHCTRSFYVGENLKEEDIKGKFENGILKLEVPKKAAEEKVEEKKYIQIEG
- a CDS encoding glutaredoxin family protein, which translates into the protein MIKVYGKEGCSKCESLKGILNNKGVEYEYIQDLKTLMMVASKARIMSAPVVEKDGNFYTMEKFLEVL
- a CDS encoding ribonucleoside-diphosphate reductase subunit alpha; this translates as MERSEIIKICEGLEIDLQSFENYLDSIYSQGISSEKIQDILINYAVSMTSFEESDWTYLAGKLLMRKTQEGVFKNRGFSYGNFYETIKKMVELGVYDSRLKEYGEEEIRELEKEIDISRDMIYDYAGANMFVNRYLLKYSGKIFELPQEVFMCIAMLLAINEENRVLVAKNFYNALSLKKISLATPILANLRVPNGNLSSCFITAMDDNIESIFYNIDTIAKISKNGGGAGLNISRIRAKNSMVNGYHNASGGVIPWIKIINDTAVAVNQQGRRAGAVTVALDSWHLDIESFLELQTENGDQRGKAYDIYPQVVVSDLFMERVEKNLEWTLLDPYEIRMKYGVELCELYGEEFEKKYLEIEKDRDITLKKVVKARELFKEIMKTQIETGMPYIFFKDRANLMNHNSHVGMIGNGNLCMESFSNFSPSRDFKESIDENSGVRKVNLGEVHTCNLVSLNLAEIEREELEKNVNIAVRILDNTIDLTKTPIKESDKHNRNYRAIGVGTMGLADYLAREYMIYEDSILEIDELFEEIALYSLKSSALLAKERGSYPMFKGSQWDRGVFFQKDEKWYLENSKYSQKWKEVFELVRENGIRNGELTAVAPNTSTSLLMGSTASVNPTFSRFYIEKNQKGAVPRVVKYLKDRSWFYPEFKNVDPQTYVKIMGRIGKWTTQGVSMELIFDLNKNIRAKDIYDTLMTAWKEGCKSVYYIRTIQKSTNIMNEKEECESCSG